DNA from Candidatus Omnitrophota bacterium:
CCCGCCGTTGAGGTCCCGCCGGTTTTCAGCCGGATCATCGCTTTTTTCAAAGGGCAGTCCGTGTCCCCCTCCGGGGCGGCGGTCCCCATGGGCCTGCCCCAGGTCAACAAAATCCTTGTCGCGGTCATCCTCCTTTCGGCCGTTGTTTTGATCTTGAGTGTTTTTTCCGGGATGCGGGCCGTCAACCGCGGGGTTGATTTCTCCGCGGAGATTCCCGAAGCGCTGTCGAACGTCCCCCAGCTTCCGGTGCTCAAGGACATCGCGGAATACCTGACCGCCGTCGGCCGCCGGAACATCTTTCAGCCCTACGAGGCCAAGGTGGCCAAGGTCGAGGGCGGGGAAGCGCTGGTGGAAGAGAGGATCATCCAGCAGACCAGGGACCTCCGGCTGGTGGGTGTTTCCTGGCTCGACACGCCCGAATCCGCGTCGGCCATGATCGAGAACATCTCCAGCGGAGTGACGCATTTTCTCAGGACAGGAGAAAAGATCAACGGGGTTAAAGTGGAAAAAATTTATGCCGACAGCATCATCCTGAGTTTTGAGGATGAAGAAATGGAACTGCGATTATGACCCGGCAACTCTCCCGATCCAGTTCGTCCCAGACCGGCAGCGCCAGAGACGGCGGTCTTCTCGCGCTGGTGTGCCTGTTGTGCGCGTCCATCGTTCTCGCCCAGCCGGCGGTTCCCCCGTCCGGCCCGGCCAACGAGGCGGCCCGTAGGTTTGTGACCCGTTCCGTGACCCTTGACGCCCAGGCGGGGAATGCCGTCAGCCAGCCGTCGCTTCTGCCGCCTCCGGGCCTGGGCGCCAAGCCGATCGTCATCGAGCCGGAAACCGAGTTGCTCGAAAAACGCCTCGGCCGTGCCATCACGCTGGATGTGCGCGACATGAACGTCATTGACGTGCTCAAGTTTCTCGCCTTCAAGGGCGATTTCAATCTGGTGACGAGCGGGACCGTGGCGGGGCGCGTCACGATCTATTTGAAGAACGTGTCCATCCAGGACGCCCTCGACATCATCCTGATTTCCAATAACCTCGCGTATCATCTGGAGCGCAACATCGTCCATGTCATGTCCCAGATCGAGTACGAAGCCATGCTCGGCAAGCGGTTCAACGACAAGATGAAGGTGGAGATCGTGCGCCTCAATTACGCCAAGCCGGCCTACGTGCTCTCCACGCTCGACAGTCTCAAGAGCAACCTCGGCCGGATCATCATTGACGAAGACACCGGGTCCGTCGTCATGATCGACACGCCCCAGTCCATTGCGAAAATGAAGGCCGCCATCGAGAACATGGAATCGCCCCTGGAGGCGGTGGTGTATCCTCTGCAGTATGCCAAAGCGGATGTCACGGCGGAAAAACTCAGGGCCCGCATCGACGCCCACACGGTCGGCTCCATCACCGTGGACGAGCGCACCAACCGTCTCGTGGTCCGGGCCCTGCCCGGCCGGCGCGAGGAGGTGGAGAAACTCATCCGGAGCCTCGACATCCCCACCAAGGAAGTCCTGGTCGAGGCC
Protein-coding regions in this window:
- a CDS encoding secretin N-terminal domain-containing protein; the protein is MTRQLSRSSSSQTGSARDGGLLALVCLLCASIVLAQPAVPPSGPANEAARRFVTRSVTLDAQAGNAVSQPSLLPPPGLGAKPIVIEPETELLEKRLGRAITLDVRDMNVIDVLKFLAFKGDFNLVTSGTVAGRVTIYLKNVSIQDALDIILISNNLAYHLERNIVHVMSQIEYEAMLGKRFNDKMKVEIVRLNYAKPAYVLSTLDSLKSNLGRIIIDEDTGSVVMIDTPQSIAKMKAAIENMESPLEAVVYPLQYAKADVTAEKLRARIDAHTVGSITVDERTNRLVVRALPGRREEVEKLIRSLDIPTKEVLVEARILQVVFKPQMDYGIDWDLDFSSSSWKEMKKVDLKSNLLNESGLTSSDNLLTRYGRLTIGDINVNDFEASIRALKQVSDTKILSNPKILVTNNEEAKIHVGDTIPYIISTTSGTGDNAITSEDVRFVDVGLKLNVTPMINDDGFITMRLRPEISTVVDRITSQGGGIPQVNKTEVETTVMVKDGNTIILGGLKKDNKVSTKRGIPFLMDIPYINKLFSQTSESLESTEIVIFITPHIITGAEAYDKVRGEIKPPNDFYLKKDGSRKEADGKVRALKLKD